Within the Thermococcus sp. CX2 genome, the region CGCTCTTCCTTCGGCATCTCGCGGAGCTCCTGGGGGGTGTAGCGGGAACAGACGGGGCATGAGCACGGGAAGTACTCAAGCTCGCTCAGGTGCTTCGTCCCCTCAGGCGTTAGATAGCGGTCGTCCTTGGCGTAGAGGGCGTAGCTGGCAGAGTCGAAGAGGTCTATCCCCATAGCCACAGCTAAGGCGAATATCATCGGGTGGCCAGCGCCGAAGAGATGGACCGGCCTGTCGGGCCTCAGCCCCTGCTTGGAGGCTATGACAACATCAACCAGATCCTTGTAGCGGTAGCTCTCCATCAGCGGCACGACGGCGCCGATGGGATGAATCTCGAAGTTCATCTCGCTGAGCTTTTGGGCGGCATATGTTCTCAGGTCCGGATACGTTGAGCCCTGAACCGCTGCGTTCATCGCTATCCCCTTTATCTCCTCGGCCTCCTTCGCGCGCTCAAGGGTTATCCTGAGGTCTTCCTCTGCCTTCTCCCTCGGTGCGTCTGGCGGCGTAGGGATGTCAAGGAAAGTCCCGATGTCGACGCCAATCTTCTCCTGGAACTCGACTATTTCCCTGTTGGTAACGTCAACGCCGCCGTAGCGCATGAGCTGGAAGGAGCCGGAGTCGACCTCGATAATGCCGTCGTAGTCGAGGAGCCTGTGGATGCCAACCTCGAGGGCCCTCTCTCTTAGCTCTGGCGTCTTGTAGATTATGTAGGAGTTGGTGATTATCATGCCGAAGCCCATCTCCTTCAGTTCCTTCGGCGTCACTATGAGCTGCTTCGGGTTGATGACTGGCATTATGGCAGGCGTTTCTATCTTCTTCCCGTTAACTTCAAGCTTTCCAATCCTACCAGCGGCGTCTCTCGCCTTTACCTCAAACTTAAACTCGACCATCTCGCAACACCTCAAGAACCTTCGGCGGTCGGTTTAAAAGCCTAAGCTAAGAGGCCGACGAGCAGGTATGCCAGCCCACCCGCAGCCAGAGGACCGAGAATCCACCCCCGGACTATTCCAAGGAGAACCCTGACGTTTACATGCTCGCCCTTGTAAGCACTAAGCCCGCTTATGGCGCCTATTATCGCCTGGCCAGAGCTGACTGGAAGGCCCAGCAGGTTAGCGGCGCTGACCGCTAAAGAAGCCCCTAACTGCGATGAGAAGGCTGAAGTTGGCCCCAGAGGAGAGAGGTTCCTTCCAACCGTCATCATGACCTCATAGCTGAAGGTCAGCGCTCCAATGGCAAGCATGAGGGCAAGGACGACCTTGAACGGCCCATCAAAGCCCAAGCTGTCTAGTATACCTGCCACGTTGGAGAGCTCGTTTGCACCGAGGTTGAAAGCTGAGAAAGAAGCCGCCGTGAATATCAGCCACCTCTGGGTCAGCTCCAAGTTTCTGAGGCACTTTATTCTCTTCAACACCGGGGAGTAGAGACGATAGACGATTATGGCCGCAAGGGCCGCCAGGATGGGGGAGAGAACCCATGCAAGGGCTATCCTCCCAAGCGTTCCCCAGTCCACAGACAGGCCAAGCGCAAGGGAGGCACCGGTTAAAGCTCCGATGAGAGACTGAGTGGTTGAGATGGGCTTTCCCCAGAGGCTTGCAATTGTAACCGCCACCGCCGCGCTGAAGAGCACTAAACCGAGCGTCGGGACTTCCATACCTTCGGCTAACCCGCTCACCGTTCCTGAAACGCCCGAACCGCCGAGGAGGACACCCAAAGTCGTAAATATCCCGATGAGCAGCACGGCCCGCTTGAATCCGATAACTCCAGACCCAACGGCGGTTCCAACGGCCTTTGCACTGTCGTTCGCGCCTATCGCCCAGGCCATGAAGAGGGCGGCGGTTATGAGGATCATGGTCATCACGTCTATTTAGTCTATTGGCTAACACATAGTCTATATAGTTTATGTAGCACAGGGATGGGCATTTAAAGGTTTCGTCCAAAAGAGACAGGGAAAAGGGAGTCAAAGCCTGCCCAGGAGTAGCCTAACGTAGCCGTAAACGTGGAGCGTGAGGTAGAACAGCGCCCAGAACCACACGATGAAGGGAAACAGGAGCGCGTTTAGGAGTGAGCCCCCTTCAACGACCGTTGGCACGAGCATCGTGATAACCTCAAAGCCGTACCAGAGGAGGAAGAGCTCCCAGCGACCGAGGGCAAGCAGCAGCGGTGGGACCAGAATGTCAAGCAACGCAACGAAGTCGCCGAGGAGCAGAAAAGCCCAGTCCTTGGTGAAGCCGCCGCCGAGGTTCTTCAGGTCGCCGAGGAACCAGCGCTTCCTCTGGCGCCAGAGTTTGGAGAGAGTCTTAGGCATCTCCGTATAAACCCTGGCCCTTGGGGCGTAGACGACCTTTCCGAGCTTTTTGATGGCTTTGGTAGTCGCGTAGTCCTCGACTATGTCCTCAACAAAGCCGCCAATTCTCTCGAGGGCTTCCCTTCTGAAGGCCGCTATGGGCCCGGGGGCGAGGCTTAAATCCTCGAGCTCTTTAGCGCGTCGGAACATGGCTATTCTCAGGTGCTCAATATCTTGAGCCCTCTCGAGGAAGGACGAGCCCATAACCCGTACCTGGCCGCCTACGCCGACGATCTCGTCAGAGTAGAAGCGCCTCACCAGCTCCTTCAGGGCGTTTTCATCAAGCTCGCTGTCTGCATCTGTGGTGACTATTATCTCCCCACTGGCTTTTGAGAGACCGAAGTTCAATGCTCTGGCCTTTCCGCTGTGTTCGTTTCTGTAAACCCTGAGCCTCGGATCTTTGACGGAATTGGCTACCTCAAAGGTGTTGTCCTCGCTTCCATCATCGACAACTATGACCTCGAAGTCTGGGTAGTCCTGCCCGAGGGCGGCTTTGATGGACCTCAAAACGCGCTCTCCCTCGTTGTAGGCGGGTATGAGGAGGCTCACCTTCGGCGTCCATTCTTTAGTTCTGTAATTACGGAAAAGGCTAATTATGTAATTGAGGAAGAAGTAGCCGTCCCAGAGGAATATCACCGCGAGGACCAACTCAAGGAGCATGGCCTAAAATCGAAGCGAGGCCTTAAAACTCAATCGCCCTTCCCGAGCCTGTACCTCACCACGTATCTCCCGTGCTCGAACTCATCCTCCTCAGCCGCGATGATCTCTACGGGCTCGATGTTGAGGCCAAATTCCATCGCCTCCCACTTTATGTCGTCAAAATAGTCGTGGAGCCCGCAGGTGGCGCAGAATGAACCTTCAAACTCTATGATTATCTCGTCATCTTTTCTCTCGACTATCCTTGCCTGGGCCTCGCTGCCGTGGAGCCTGTTGAACTCCTCAAGAACCTTTTTGAGCACTTCCATCTTCTCACCCAACTGGGGTTCATCATAAGCACTTAAAAAGTTTGTTAAGCCAACCGAATAGTTTAAAAATCCAAAAGCAAATGGTCGACCGATGAGTGGGGAGAGGATAAGATACGCCGAGAGAGAATACGCGGACGAGGAGATATTCAAGATACTGAGCGAGCCGGTTAGGGAGTGGTTCAAGAGAAAGTTCGGCACCTTCACCCCGCCCCAGCGCTATGCGGTCATAGAGATACACAAGGGTGAGAACGTTCTCATATCCTCCCCGACGGGCTCAGGAAAGACTCTCTCCGCTTTTCTCGCTGCCATAAACGAGCTCATCCTCCTCGCCAAGGAAGGAAAGCTGGAGGACAAAATCTACGTCCTCTACGTTTCACCCCTCCGTGCGCTGAACAACGACATAAAGCGGAACCTTGAGGGGCCTCTCGCGGAGATAAAGGAAGTGGCAAAAGAGCTTGGCTACGAGCTGCCGGAGATAAGGGTCGGCATAAGGACGAGCGACACCTCAAGCTACGAGAAGAGCAAGATGGTGAGGAAGCCGCCCCACATACTCATAACCACTCCA harbors:
- the tgtA gene encoding tRNA guanosine(15) transglycosylase TgtA codes for the protein MVEFKFEVKARDAAGRIGKLEVNGKKIETPAIMPVINPKQLIVTPKELKEMGFGMIITNSYIIYKTPELRERALEVGIHRLLDYDGIIEVDSGSFQLMRYGGVDVTNREIVEFQEKIGVDIGTFLDIPTPPDAPREKAEEDLRITLERAKEAEEIKGIAMNAAVQGSTYPDLRTYAAQKLSEMNFEIHPIGAVVPLMESYRYKDLVDVVIASKQGLRPDRPVHLFGAGHPMIFALAVAMGIDLFDSASYALYAKDDRYLTPEGTKHLSELEYFPCSCPVCSRYTPQELREMPKEERTRLLALHNLWVIREELNRVKQAIKEGELWRLVDERARSHPKLYAAYRRLLEYQDYLEQNEPITKASAFFKVSEESLKWPIVQRAKARAERVKAKFPETINHPIFGEIPKYLSLSYPFAQSEGEEDFTIEKPGKSEVRNYVMAVAEYQFGEGAGEAFKDAFVELSRKTGMPRQIKAKGKHLATFRAEDGLLTLGIEGAKRLHEILPFPRMRVVVSEDAEPFARKGKNVFAKFVIDADENIRPYDEVLVVNKNDELLATGQTLLNGRELKLFQSGLAVKVRRGVEK
- a CDS encoding inorganic phosphate transporter encodes the protein MILITAALFMAWAIGANDSAKAVGTAVGSGVIGFKRAVLLIGIFTTLGVLLGGSGVSGTVSGLAEGMEVPTLGLVLFSAAVAVTIASLWGKPISTTQSLIGALTGASLALGLSVDWGTLGRIALAWVLSPILAALAAIIVYRLYSPVLKRIKCLRNLELTQRWLIFTAASFSAFNLGANELSNVAGILDSLGFDGPFKVVLALMLAIGALTFSYEVMMTVGRNLSPLGPTSAFSSQLGASLAVSAANLLGLPVSSGQAIIGAISGLSAYKGEHVNVRVLLGIVRGWILGPLAAGGLAYLLVGLLA
- a CDS encoding glycosyltransferase family 2 protein gives rise to the protein MLLELVLAVIFLWDGYFFLNYIISLFRNYRTKEWTPKVSLLIPAYNEGERVLRSIKAALGQDYPDFEVIVVDDGSEDNTFEVANSVKDPRLRVYRNEHSGKARALNFGLSKASGEIIVTTDADSELDENALKELVRRFYSDEIVGVGGQVRVMGSSFLERAQDIEHLRIAMFRRAKELEDLSLAPGPIAAFRREALERIGGFVEDIVEDYATTKAIKKLGKVVYAPRARVYTEMPKTLSKLWRQRKRWFLGDLKNLGGGFTKDWAFLLLGDFVALLDILVPPLLLALGRWELFLLWYGFEVITMLVPTVVEGGSLLNALLFPFIVWFWALFYLTLHVYGYVRLLLGRL